In the Streptobacillus moniliformis DSM 12112 genome, one interval contains:
- the serS gene encoding serine--tRNA ligase encodes MLDMKFIRENVELVKQGLKNRKSEYNLDELLEMDIKRRTLLTEVETLKKERNDVSAIIGKNAREGIDSTELKENMAKVSNKIKELDVEVLEIEEKQKMLLLTIPNVPHVSTPVGESEDDNVEIRRWGKPTEFNFEVKSHDELGVNLDILDFERGAKLSGSRFTVYKGMGARLERALINFMLDVHTEEHGFTEILTPQLAKKDIMIGTGQLPKFEEDMYKIQGEDLYLIPTAEVTLTNMYAGEILKEEELPKHFCGFTACFRQEAGSGGRDLKGLIRQHQFNKVEMVKIVHPDKSYEELEHMTNCGEKILQKLNLPYRVLSLCTGDMGFSAAKTYDIEVWVPSQNKYREISSCSNTEDFQARRAMIKFRAEDKKSYFVHTLNGSGLAVGRTLLAIIENYQQEDGSILIPEALVPYMGGKTEIR; translated from the coding sequence ATGTTAGATATGAAATTTATAAGAGAAAATGTAGAGCTTGTAAAACAGGGATTAAAAAATAGAAAAAGTGAATATAATTTAGATGAATTACTTGAAATGGATATTAAAAGAAGAACACTATTAACTGAGGTTGAAACTCTTAAAAAAGAAAGAAATGATGTTTCTGCAATAATAGGAAAGAATGCAAGAGAAGGAATAGATTCAACTGAACTTAAAGAAAATATGGCTAAGGTTTCTAATAAAATTAAAGAATTAGATGTAGAAGTTTTAGAAATAGAAGAAAAACAAAAAATGCTACTTTTAACTATTCCTAATGTACCACATGTTTCTACTCCAGTTGGAGAAAGTGAAGATGATAATGTTGAAATTAGAAGATGGGGAAAACCAACAGAATTTAATTTTGAAGTTAAATCACATGATGAATTAGGAGTAAATTTAGATATACTTGATTTTGAAAGAGGAGCAAAACTTTCAGGTTCAAGATTTACAGTGTATAAAGGAATGGGAGCAAGACTTGAGAGAGCTTTAATTAATTTCATGTTAGATGTACATACAGAAGAACATGGATTTACAGAAATTTTAACACCCCAACTTGCTAAAAAAGATATTATGATAGGAACAGGTCAGCTTCCTAAATTTGAAGAAGATATGTATAAGATACAAGGTGAAGATCTTTACCTTATCCCTACAGCTGAGGTAACTTTAACTAATATGTATGCAGGAGAAATTCTTAAAGAAGAAGAATTACCTAAACATTTCTGTGGATTCACAGCTTGTTTCCGTCAAGAAGCTGGTAGTGGTGGAAGAGATTTAAAAGGTTTAATTAGACAACATCAATTTAATAAGGTTGAAATGGTTAAAATAGTTCATCCTGATAAATCTTATGAAGAGTTAGAACATATGACAAATTGTGGAGAAAAGATATTACAAAAATTAAATCTACCTTATAGAGTTCTTTCATTATGTACAGGAGATATGGGATTTTCAGCAGCTAAAACATATGATATAGAAGTTTGGGTTCCATCTCAAAACAAATATAGAGAAATATCAAGTTGTTCAAATACAGAAGATTTCCAAGCAAGACGTGCTATGATTAAATTTAGAGCAGAAGATAAGAAAAGCTATTTTGTTCATACATTAAATGGATCAGGGCTTGCTGTTGGAAGAACATTACTTGCAATAATAGAAAATTATCAACAAGAAGATGGAAGCATTCTAATCCCAGAAGCATTAGTGCCATACATGGGTGGTAAAACAGAAATAAGGTAA
- the gap gene encoding type I glyceraldehyde-3-phosphate dehydrogenase, with translation MAVKVAINGFGRIGRLALRLMINDPNFNVVAVNDLSDAKTLAHLFKYDSAQGRFDGTVEVKEGAFIVNGKEVKSFADADPKNLPWGELGVDVVLECTGFFTKKEKAEAHIEAGAKKVVISAPGQGDLKTVVFNVNHNILDGSETVVSAASCTTNCLAPMAKVLNDKFGIVAGTMTTIHAYTGDQNTLDAPHRKGDLRRARAAAENIVPNSTGAAKAIGLVIPELSGKLDGGAQRVPVPTGSLTELVSILEKTVTAAEINAAMKEAANESFGYTEEELVSSDIIGIKFGSLFDATQTKVVTVGDKQIVKTVSWYDNEMSYTAQLIRTLDYIVNLSK, from the coding sequence ATGGCAGTAAAAGTTGCAATTAATGGATTTGGAAGAATAGGAAGATTAGCATTAAGATTAATGATAAACGATCCTAACTTCAATGTAGTAGCTGTAAACGATTTATCAGACGCTAAAACTTTAGCACACTTATTTAAATATGATTCAGCTCAAGGAAGATTTGATGGGACAGTAGAAGTTAAAGAAGGAGCATTCATAGTAAATGGAAAAGAAGTTAAATCTTTCGCAGATGCAGATCCTAAAAACTTACCATGGGGAGAATTAGGTGTAGATGTAGTATTAGAATGTACAGGATTCTTCACTAAAAAAGAAAAAGCTGAAGCTCATATAGAAGCTGGAGCAAAAAAAGTTGTTATTTCAGCACCTGGACAAGGAGATTTAAAAACAGTTGTATTCAATGTTAACCACAACATTTTAGATGGTTCAGAAACTGTAGTATCAGCAGCTTCTTGTACAACTAACTGTTTAGCACCTATGGCTAAAGTATTAAATGATAAATTTGGAATAGTTGCAGGAACAATGACAACTATACATGCTTACACAGGAGATCAAAATACATTAGATGCACCTCACAGAAAAGGTGATTTAAGAAGAGCTAGAGCAGCAGCAGAAAATATCGTTCCTAACTCAACAGGAGCTGCAAAAGCAATAGGATTAGTTATACCTGAATTATCTGGTAAATTAGATGGTGGAGCACAAAGAGTTCCAGTACCTACAGGATCATTAACAGAACTTGTTTCTATTTTAGAAAAAACAGTTACTGCGGCTGAAATTAATGCAGCTATGAAAGAAGCAGCTAACGAATCATTTGGATATACTGAAGAAGAATTAGTATCATCTGATATAATTGGAATTAAATTTGGATCATTATTTGATGCAACTCAAACTAAAGTTGTTACAGTTGGGGACAAACAAATAGTTAAAACAGTATCTTGGTATGATAACGAAATGTCATATACTGCTCAATTAATTAGAACTTTAGATTACATCGTAAATTTATCTAAATAA
- the whiA gene encoding DNA-binding protein WhiA, whose translation MSYSSKLKDEILDKKNIDKNDIMAELFGLLLSKNCIKNSGIEFSTENLKLAQRVYNNILKVTNIAPQLRYITAKRFSKPRVYTISITNIIDIEESYGSFLKELFSFKKYSDNKNIAGILRGYFLNSGYIKDPSKGYTLDFFIDTEDASTFLYMLLKHINKKVFQTEKKNKNIVYIRNSEDILDIIHMIGGLQVFFEYEDVTVQKELNNKINRNMNYELANETKKMSASIKQIDMIEYIDEKIGLDNLTKALSELSKLRLIYDEDSFQELADKLKISKSGIRNRFRRLEEIYLELKG comes from the coding sequence ATGTCATATTCTTCAAAATTAAAGGATGAAATTTTAGATAAAAAAAATATAGATAAAAATGATATTATGGCAGAACTTTTTGGGCTACTTCTATCTAAGAACTGTATTAAAAATAGTGGGATAGAATTTAGTACAGAAAATTTAAAATTAGCACAGAGAGTATATAATAATATACTTAAAGTAACTAACATTGCTCCACAACTTAGATATATTACAGCTAAAAGATTCTCTAAGCCAAGAGTTTATACAATAAGTATAACAAATATTATAGATATAGAGGAAAGTTACGGTTCATTTTTAAAAGAACTATTTTCTTTTAAAAAATATTCAGATAATAAGAATATAGCTGGTATATTAAGGGGATATTTTTTAAATTCAGGATATATCAAAGACCCAAGTAAAGGCTATACTCTTGATTTTTTTATAGATACTGAAGATGCATCAACTTTTCTATACATGTTATTAAAACATATTAATAAAAAAGTATTTCAAACAGAAAAAAAGAATAAAAATATTGTATATATTAGAAATTCAGAAGATATTTTAGATATTATACATATGATAGGTGGTCTTCAAGTTTTTTTTGAATATGAAGATGTTACAGTTCAAAAAGAATTGAATAATAAGATAAATAGAAATATGAATTATGAACTTGCAAATGAAACTAAAAAGATGTCAGCTTCTATTAAGCAGATAGATATGATAGAATATATTGATGAAAAGATAGGACTTGATAATTTAACTAAAGCTTTATCTGAACTATCCAAGTTAAGATTAATATATGATGAAGATTCCTTTCAGGAGTTAGCAGATAAATTAAAAATATCCAAATCTGGAATAAGAAATAGATTTAGAAGATTAGAGGAAATATATTTAGAATTAAAAGGATAA